In a single window of the Streptococcus ilei genome:
- a CDS encoding alpha/beta fold hydrolase: MKLVFLHGLGQDAHSWQSVQDALSPLPSDSFAIFSSPSESYQEAKERLTECLQQESEPFILVGLSLGGVLALELSSQDLPHLKGLVLSGTQYKLKTNFLYRLQILLFRLLPKQVFEKQGANKQHMLQILTELKSLNLTDTAKTCPLPSLVICGSKDRANQASSKKLANLLPKGHYQEIADGGHLLNTQKPNELAQVIKEFLKNI; the protein is encoded by the coding sequence ATGAAACTTGTTTTTTTACATGGCCTAGGCCAGGATGCTCATTCTTGGCAAAGTGTTCAAGATGCACTTTCCCCCTTGCCTTCTGACTCTTTCGCTATTTTCTCTTCTCCAAGCGAAAGCTACCAGGAGGCCAAAGAAAGACTGACGGAGTGTCTCCAACAAGAAAGCGAGCCCTTTATTCTGGTTGGACTCTCACTGGGTGGCGTTCTCGCTCTTGAACTCTCCAGCCAAGACTTACCACACCTCAAGGGCTTGGTGCTCTCAGGGACACAATACAAACTCAAGACCAATTTCCTCTATCGGCTCCAGATCCTCCTCTTTCGTCTGCTTCCCAAACAGGTCTTTGAAAAGCAGGGTGCCAACAAACAGCACATGTTGCAAATCTTGACCGAGTTAAAAAGTCTTAATCTAACCGATACTGCTAAAACTTGTCCTCTCCCTAGCTTAGTGATTTGTGGCAGCAAAGATAGGGCCAATCAGGCTTCTTCGAAAAAGTTGGCGAATCTCCTGCCTAAAGGGCACTATCAAGAAATCGCAGATGGAGGCCATCTACTCAATACTCAGAAACCCAATGAACTGGCACAAGTCATCAAGGAGTTTTTGAAGAACATCTAG
- a CDS encoding acyltransferase: MPGSFFSSLNLPVSLFLAGVLIALVYLGMCYQLWYIPAFLLGLFLVNQLVKRLGMVWEGVISLLLYCWGLVETYSAYLDTTSLLKGYQLYSNLFFTARNGFFYTPIFIYMGYYLFDHFHSQNFRVHRWQKVALTFGFLCLEGVVIFQHEGMDKNFFLLLPFVTVYLVNACLKSSFLKSYDLQYLKQMSMALYFSHPIFIEWARYGFSNLPLSYPDRGKLIFVVPLFGSHLFGLAMLSYHNWQNEKRVRRIKKEVF; encoded by the coding sequence ATGCCTGGTTCTTTTTTTTCTAGTCTCAACCTCCCAGTATCTCTCTTTCTAGCTGGCGTCCTCATCGCTCTGGTCTATTTGGGGATGTGTTACCAACTCTGGTATATCCCAGCTTTTTTGCTAGGTTTGTTTTTGGTCAATCAACTGGTCAAACGCTTGGGCATGGTTTGGGAGGGGGTGATCAGCTTGCTCCTCTATTGCTGGGGCTTGGTTGAGACCTATTCGGCTTATCTGGATACCACGAGTCTTCTCAAGGGATACCAGCTCTACAGCAACTTATTTTTCACTGCTCGAAATGGATTCTTTTACACGCCTATTTTTATCTATATGGGTTACTATCTGTTTGATCATTTTCATTCACAAAATTTTAGGGTTCACCGTTGGCAAAAGGTTGCTCTGACTTTTGGTTTCCTCTGTTTAGAAGGCGTAGTTATTTTTCAACATGAAGGAATGGATAAGAACTTTTTCTTGCTCCTTCCTTTTGTGACGGTCTATTTGGTCAATGCTTGCCTAAAATCGTCCTTTTTAAAATCTTATGACTTACAGTATTTAAAACAGATGAGTATGGCACTTTACTTTTCGCATCCGATCTTCATCGAGTGGGCTCGCTATGGTTTTAGCAATCTCCCGCTTTCTTATCCAGACAGAGGCAAGCTGATTTTTGTGGTGCCCTTGTTTGGAAGCCATCTCTTTGGATTGGCCATGCTCTCTTATCACAATTGGCAAAATGAAAAGAGGGTGAGAAGGATAAAAAAGGAGGTCTTCTAA
- the metE gene encoding 5-methyltetrahydropteroyltriglutamate--homocysteine S-methyltransferase yields the protein MSTTIIGFPRLGEFRELKFTTEKYFRNEITAEDLLGAAKELRAKHWNIVKEKGITEIPSNDFSHYDNFLDAAFLFNVVPESVQNLDLSDLERYFALARGYQGEKGDVRALPMKKWFNTNYHYIVPKFEKTTEVKLAGHKIFDEYQEAKELGLDTRPVVVGPFTFLQLSDFEEGVKAEDFVDSLVAAYQDVFAKLAELGATRIQLDEAALVKDLTAEEKALFLNLYNKLLADKKGLEVLIQTYFGDVRDIYADLVKLPVDAIGLDFVEGKKTLELVKGGFPADKTLYAGIVNGKNIWRNNYEASLEILKQVPAENVVLTTSCSLLHVPFTTANEDFEPAILNHFAFAVEKLEELRDLDAIRNGQGEQALAANKELFATERVGANAELRARIAGLTDADYTRLPAFAEREAIQEEAFKLPALPTTTIGSFPQTKEVRAKRLAFRKGELTQEEYDAFLAETIDEWIKWQEEVGFDVLVHGEFERNDMVEYFGQNLSGYLFSKNGWVQSYGMRGVKPPIIWGDVTRLNPITVKWSSYAQSRTDKPVKGMLTGPVTILNWSFPREDISIKDSTLQIALAIKEEVLDLEAAGVKIIQIDEAALREKLPLRRSDWYEDYLDWAIPAFRLVHSTVAPDTQIHTHMCYSEFTDIIPAIDNMDADVISFEASRSNLEILDELKAQNFQTEVGPGVYDIHSPRVPNEGEIDHTIEAILAKVPSKKVWINPDCGLKTRGIKETRESLIRLVEAAKAARKAL from the coding sequence ATGTCAACTACAATTATTGGATTCCCTCGTTTGGGTGAATTCCGCGAACTAAAATTTACAACTGAGAAATATTTTAGAAACGAAATTACAGCTGAAGATTTGTTGGGTGCTGCAAAAGAATTGCGTGCCAAACACTGGAACATTGTCAAAGAAAAAGGCATCACTGAAATCCCATCAAATGACTTTTCACATTATGACAACTTCCTAGATGCAGCCTTCCTTTTCAACGTGGTTCCTGAGTCGGTTCAAAATTTGGACTTGTCTGACCTTGAACGCTACTTTGCTTTGGCGCGTGGTTACCAAGGTGAAAAAGGGGATGTGCGTGCTCTTCCAATGAAGAAATGGTTCAACACCAACTACCACTATATCGTTCCAAAATTTGAAAAAACAACAGAAGTCAAATTGGCTGGTCACAAGATTTTTGATGAGTACCAAGAAGCCAAAGAATTGGGTCTTGACACTCGCCCAGTTGTGGTTGGACCATTCACTTTCCTTCAATTGTCAGACTTTGAAGAAGGCGTGAAAGCAGAAGACTTCGTAGATAGCTTAGTGGCTGCTTACCAAGATGTTTTTGCTAAATTGGCAGAGCTTGGTGCAACTCGTATTCAACTGGATGAAGCAGCTCTTGTCAAAGACTTGACAGCTGAAGAAAAAGCACTCTTCTTAAACCTCTACAACAAACTCTTGGCTGACAAAAAAGGTCTTGAGGTCTTGATCCAAACTTACTTTGGTGACGTGCGTGACATCTACGCTGACCTTGTGAAATTGCCAGTAGATGCTATCGGTCTTGACTTTGTTGAAGGGAAGAAAACTCTTGAACTTGTGAAAGGTGGCTTCCCAGCTGATAAGACTCTTTATGCAGGTATTGTCAATGGTAAGAACATCTGGCGTAATAACTACGAAGCAAGCTTGGAAATTTTGAAACAAGTTCCAGCTGAAAATGTTGTCTTGACAACTTCTTGCTCACTGCTTCATGTACCATTTACGACTGCTAACGAAGACTTTGAACCAGCTATCTTGAATCATTTTGCTTTTGCAGTTGAAAAATTGGAAGAACTCCGTGACTTGGATGCTATCCGCAACGGTCAAGGTGAACAAGCTCTTGCAGCCAACAAAGAACTCTTTGCAACAGAACGTGTCGGGGCAAATGCGGAACTTCGCGCGCGTATCGCTGGATTGACAGACGCAGACTACACTCGTTTGCCGGCCTTTGCTGAACGTGAAGCCATCCAAGAAGAAGCCTTCAAGCTTCCAGCCCTTCCAACAACAACCATCGGTTCATTCCCTCAAACCAAGGAAGTGCGTGCTAAACGTTTGGCCTTCCGTAAGGGTGAATTGACGCAAGAAGAATACGATGCCTTCCTTGCTGAAACCATCGACGAATGGATCAAATGGCAAGAAGAAGTTGGATTTGATGTGCTTGTACACGGTGAATTCGAGCGGAACGACATGGTTGAGTACTTCGGTCAAAACTTGTCAGGTTACCTCTTCTCTAAGAATGGTTGGGTACAATCATACGGTATGCGTGGGGTGAAACCACCAATCATCTGGGGTGATGTCACTCGTCTCAACCCTATTACTGTTAAATGGTCTAGCTATGCACAAAGCCGTACGGACAAACCTGTCAAAGGGATGTTGACTGGACCTGTTACTATCCTTAACTGGTCATTCCCACGTGAAGACATCTCTATCAAAGATTCGACTCTTCAAATCGCTCTTGCTATCAAGGAAGAAGTTCTTGACCTTGAAGCTGCAGGTGTGAAGATTATCCAAATCGACGAGGCTGCTCTTCGTGAAAAATTGCCACTCCGTCGTAGCGACTGGTACGAAGACTACCTTGACTGGGCTATTCCAGCCTTCCGCTTGGTACACTCAACAGTAGCGCCTGATACTCAAATCCACACTCACATGTGTTACTCAGAATTTACAGATATCATCCCAGCTATCGACAACATGGATGCGGACGTGATCTCATTTGAAGCGAGCCGTTCAAACCTTGAAATCTTGGATGAACTCAAAGCTCAAAACTTCCAGACAGAAGTGGGGCCTGGAGTATATGATATCCACTCACCTCGTGTGCCTAACGAAGGCGAAATCGACCACACCATCGAAGCCATCCTTGCGAAAGTACCAAGTAAGAAAGTATGGATCAACCCAGACTGTGGTTTGAAAACACGTGGTATCAAAGAAACGAGAGAAAGCTTGATCCGTCTTGTAGAAGCGGCAAAAGCTGCTCGTAAAGCGCTATAA
- the pabB gene encoding aminodeoxychorismate synthase component I, which produces MHKQTIIDFKELGLRQLFTKPIRELKTRDIDQVEGLLKEVETYQEAGFYAVGYVSYEAAPAFEKKLAVHPAPLMGEYLLYFTIHEKVETLPFPEDYEVVDLPANWKEEVEAPAYQEAIETIQHHIRQGDTYQVNYTIQLSQELEADPLAIYNRLVVEQKAHYNAFIQHDDVSILSISPELFFEQEDRLLTTRPMKGTTRRGLTNQADLEEAAWLEADPKNRAENMMIVDLLRNDMNRISEIGSEQVTRLCQVEQYSTVWQMTSTIKSRLRPEIDLVQTFQALFPCGSITGAPKISTMEIIQKTEAAPRGVYCGTIGILLPKGKRIFNVAIRTLQMQGTKAIYGVGGGITWDSKWKSEYQETKQKSAVLYRQEPRFDLLTTGRIHQGELTFLKQHLTRLREASRYFAYPYNEQKLLNKLQEELTHVDSSLDYRCRIALQKNGNFQLTITELTDLPASYLQAQLREQTAPLNRPFTYFKTSQRDHLIQLDREQIYYLEDGTLLETTIGNLILEIKGQLYTPPAHLPLLDGIYRRHLLETGQVEEKLLTLKDLEVADRVYACNALRGLYPLDFTRKNP; this is translated from the coding sequence ATGCACAAACAAACGATTATTGATTTTAAAGAGCTTGGATTGCGACAGCTTTTCACCAAGCCCATAAGGGAATTAAAAACCAGAGACATAGATCAAGTTGAGGGCCTTCTTAAAGAAGTGGAAACTTACCAAGAAGCTGGTTTTTATGCCGTAGGCTATGTCAGCTATGAGGCTGCTCCTGCTTTTGAGAAAAAATTAGCTGTCCATCCTGCACCTCTCATGGGAGAGTATCTCCTCTACTTCACCATTCACGAGAAAGTAGAAACCCTTCCTTTCCCAGAGGACTATGAGGTTGTGGACCTACCTGCCAATTGGAAGGAAGAGGTCGAGGCGCCTGCCTATCAAGAAGCCATTGAGACCATCCAGCACCACATCCGTCAAGGAGATACCTACCAGGTCAACTATACCATCCAGCTTTCTCAAGAGCTAGAGGCTGATCCTTTGGCCATCTATAATCGCTTAGTGGTAGAGCAAAAGGCCCATTACAATGCCTTTATCCAGCACGATGATGTGTCCATCCTCTCTATCAGCCCTGAACTCTTTTTTGAACAAGAAGATCGGCTATTGACCACGCGCCCCATGAAGGGGACTACTCGTCGTGGCCTCACCAACCAAGCTGATCTTGAAGAGGCAGCTTGGTTAGAAGCAGACCCCAAAAATCGAGCGGAAAATATGATGATTGTAGATCTCCTCCGCAATGATATGAACCGGATTTCGGAAATTGGAAGTGAGCAGGTGACCCGTCTCTGCCAAGTTGAGCAATACTCTACCGTTTGGCAGATGACGTCGACCATTAAAAGTCGCTTGCGCCCAGAGATCGACCTGGTTCAAACCTTCCAGGCCCTCTTTCCTTGTGGTTCGATTACAGGGGCACCGAAAATCTCTACTATGGAAATTATTCAAAAGACAGAGGCTGCTCCTCGCGGAGTCTACTGTGGAACGATCGGTATCCTTCTTCCAAAAGGGAAACGGATCTTCAATGTGGCTATCCGAACCCTTCAAATGCAAGGCACCAAAGCCATCTATGGCGTAGGAGGGGGCATCACTTGGGACAGCAAATGGAAATCCGAATACCAGGAAACTAAGCAAAAGTCTGCTGTTCTCTACCGTCAAGAGCCTCGATTTGACCTCTTGACAACTGGTCGTATCCACCAAGGAGAGTTGACCTTCCTGAAGCAACATCTAACCCGTTTGAGAGAGGCCAGCCGCTACTTTGCCTATCCTTATAATGAGCAAAAGCTCTTGAACAAACTTCAAGAAGAGCTCACTCATGTTGATTCTAGCCTTGACTATCGTTGTCGGATAGCCTTGCAGAAAAACGGAAACTTCCAACTGACGATTACGGAGCTAACAGACTTGCCAGCTAGCTATCTACAGGCTCAATTACGAGAACAAACTGCACCATTAAACCGACCTTTTACCTATTTTAAAACGAGCCAGAGAGACCACCTCATCCAGTTAGATCGGGAGCAGATCTACTATTTAGAAGACGGAACCTTACTAGAGACGACCATTGGCAATCTCATCCTAGAGATCAAGGGCCAACTCTATACTCCTCCAGCTCACCTCCCTTTATTAGATGGGATCTACCGTCGCCATCTATTGGAAACTGGACAAGTAGAGGAAAAACTCTTGACCCTGAAGGATTTAGAAGTTGCTGACAGAGTCTATGCCTGCAATGCCCTTCGTGGACTTTATCCACTCGATTTTACAAGAAAGAACCCATAA